One Elusimicrobiota bacterium DNA window includes the following coding sequences:
- the alr gene encoding alanine racemase yields the protein MLKWIEIDLKLLKNNVRAVKRVLKPGVKLMAVVKADGYGHGAEAVSRAALSSGADCLGVLTADEGAVLRRALTRAEINLLAPSLPEETRTIIKNRLIPTADSLAFIKALDRSAPGSSLYPYHIDIDSGLGRWGVRPGESGAFLASAAGFKRVRPCALSTHLAYAPRTNMTEAEEKLAAFQKLGIKAKAIFPGIKLHAANSALLCDLPHWQLDMARVGNLIYGIYPTDVYREKAKGPPIKGLERPWKFYSRIISVRKVRKGESVGYSSAYAASKNMTVATIPAGYSDGLTMEPAERSIKITAGFVYWGLINGKKAFFAGKCGIAHSLLDVTNIPEAKVGAPVSLHVRRTAANARIPRIYIG from the coding sequence ATGCTTAAATGGATCGAAATTGACCTTAAACTTCTCAAAAATAACGTTCGCGCCGTTAAACGCGTTTTGAAGCCGGGCGTAAAGCTTATGGCGGTGGTAAAAGCCGACGGCTACGGACACGGCGCCGAAGCGGTTTCGCGCGCGGCGCTCTCAAGCGGCGCCGACTGCCTGGGTGTGCTTACCGCCGACGAAGGCGCTGTTTTAAGGCGGGCTCTGACCCGGGCGGAAATAAATTTATTGGCTCCCTCCCTTCCCGAAGAAACGCGGACAATAATAAAGAACCGCCTTATTCCCACGGCGGACTCTCTCGCTTTTATAAAAGCCCTGGACCGAAGCGCGCCAGGCTCTAGCCTTTACCCCTATCACATAGACATAGATTCAGGACTTGGCCGCTGGGGAGTGCGCCCGGGCGAATCAGGAGCTTTTCTCGCATCCGCCGCCGGTTTTAAAAGAGTCCGCCCCTGCGCCCTCTCCACCCACCTTGCCTACGCTCCCAGGACAAATATGACCGAGGCGGAAGAAAAACTTGCGGCGTTCCAGAAGCTTGGAATTAAAGCAAAGGCCATTTTTCCCGGTATTAAACTGCACGCCGCCAACAGCGCTCTTCTTTGCGATTTGCCGCATTGGCAATTGGACATGGCGCGCGTCGGCAACCTGATTTACGGTATTTATCCCACGGATGTTTACCGGGAAAAAGCAAAAGGCCCGCCCATAAAAGGCCTTGAACGGCCCTGGAAGTTTTACTCAAGGATAATTTCAGTAAGGAAAGTGAGAAAAGGCGAATCTGTAGGCTACTCAAGCGCTTACGCCGCTTCAAAAAACATGACCGTGGCCACCATACCGGCGGGCTACTCGGATGGCCTTACCATGGAACCCGCCGAACGCTCAATCAAAATAACGGCCGGTTTTGTCTATTGGGGCCTGATAAACGGGAAAAAGGCTTTCTTCGCTGGCAAATGCGGCATAGCCCACAGCCTGCTTGACGTTACAAACATACCTGAAGCGAAAGTAGGCGCGCCGGTATCCCTTCATGTGCGGCGCACAGCCGCCAACGCGCGAATACCGAGAATATATATTGGATAG
- a CDS encoding DEAD/DEAH box helicase — translation MDFTVVKGAPNVGARVWFLLKEMQKEPLCMFLLTSEEELQLYSNAFQSLAPFAGHLPDYEVVLWSQLPEVKARALKTIYGGAAAGKKIFFISSVEAFGDKLPSPDSYKALGFSFKTGWSYSRQEMQNRFLKAGYRRVSFVEERGQCAFRGSVVDFFAPDLEKPVRLFFTDSLESIRFFEIDTQHTSGFLENVSVAPASAADASVSPASLMDGGWKFFADSPVPPEALAFETPRAGAFRFAALPDGGEALDFGAVKNLNFNSDTALLAGELARLKAKGLATTLFCLNRGESERLAEMLSEHGAGGQTKITLGYLEEGFVHQGSKAAFITSSELFRRSYSLGPASGAPKAKFYKWTDLKIGDFVVHEDYGVGRYLGVKKIFYRGPGGEEVEDADCLSIEYARGDKLMVPLYEFGRVQKYLSSEGKTPRVSHMDTKTWHELKNRVKAEVQTLARDILRLEAERAALKTEGFAGGGHLEEEFAGAFPFEETPDQQKAINDVLGEMEGTLPMNRLVVGDVGFGKTEVAMRAAMRAALAGRQVAVLVPTTILADQHFRNFSGRFREFPVVIKVISRFETKASQKKILEELSRGKVDIIIGTHRLLQKDVKFSNLGLLIVDEEHRFGVKDKDTVKSMAKGVHALMLSATPIPRTLYQSLSSLKGMSVIESPPVGRLPISTVVRPYDDKTVIDAVRYELARGGQVYYVHNRVRTIETKAAQLKKLMPELRIAVVHGQLRAESVEKHMWDFLNKKYDVLLASTIIESGLDIPSVNTLLVENAHELGLAQLYQLRGRIGREKQKAYCYLFYPTWMNKKVNSEKRIANSVEGTVDNVRERTVPRHLSPETVISEDAAKRLGALEEFTELGSGFRLAMRDLEIRGAGELLGVRQHGFINTIGLEMYIKLLNGEINRLKGREDPRQVSEPKIDLLIPAFIPEDYVGDEMERLNFYKKLLNAGEDQVDKTLSGFEDISGPAPVQLRNLAEIIKLRKKLGRCLVRSVMQKEGEMEILFLPGAQVSAKAVNKWQELFGPRITFLPSRLGDGLRIKFSGGPLELLNQVLAA, via the coding sequence ATGGATTTCACGGTTGTAAAGGGCGCTCCCAATGTCGGAGCCAGGGTATGGTTCCTCCTTAAAGAAATGCAAAAGGAGCCTTTATGTATGTTTCTGCTCACAAGTGAGGAGGAACTGCAGCTTTATTCCAACGCTTTTCAGTCGCTGGCCCCGTTTGCCGGACATCTGCCTGATTACGAAGTGGTTTTATGGTCTCAGTTGCCTGAGGTTAAGGCGCGCGCGTTGAAAACCATTTATGGCGGCGCGGCCGCCGGTAAAAAAATATTTTTTATTTCTTCGGTTGAGGCTTTTGGCGATAAGCTGCCTTCCCCTGACTCTTACAAGGCGCTTGGCTTCAGTTTTAAAACAGGCTGGTCTTATTCAAGGCAGGAAATGCAGAACCGGTTCTTGAAAGCCGGCTACCGCCGCGTATCGTTCGTGGAGGAACGGGGACAGTGCGCTTTCAGGGGCTCGGTGGTGGATTTTTTCGCGCCAGATCTCGAAAAGCCGGTGAGGCTTTTTTTCACGGACTCGCTTGAAAGCATAAGATTTTTTGAAATAGACACCCAGCACACCTCGGGCTTCCTTGAAAACGTAAGCGTGGCTCCGGCTTCCGCCGCCGACGCCTCGGTCAGTCCGGCCTCCCTTATGGACGGGGGCTGGAAGTTTTTCGCGGATTCGCCGGTTCCGCCTGAGGCTCTGGCTTTTGAAACCCCCCGTGCCGGCGCTTTCCGGTTTGCCGCTCTCCCGGATGGCGGCGAGGCGCTTGATTTCGGAGCGGTAAAAAACCTCAACTTCAATTCCGACACGGCATTGCTCGCGGGCGAACTTGCCCGGCTTAAAGCGAAGGGCCTGGCAACAACTTTATTCTGCCTTAACCGGGGCGAATCGGAGCGTCTTGCGGAAATGCTATCCGAGCATGGCGCGGGCGGACAGACCAAAATAACTTTGGGCTATCTGGAAGAAGGTTTTGTCCACCAGGGCTCAAAGGCGGCCTTCATCACCTCTTCGGAACTTTTCAGGCGCAGTTACAGCCTTGGCCCCGCTTCCGGAGCGCCGAAGGCCAAATTCTACAAGTGGACCGATCTTAAAATAGGGGATTTTGTGGTGCACGAAGACTACGGCGTGGGCCGCTATCTGGGCGTGAAAAAAATATTTTACCGCGGCCCCGGCGGCGAAGAAGTGGAAGACGCCGACTGCCTTTCCATTGAATACGCCAGAGGCGACAAGCTGATGGTTCCGCTTTACGAATTCGGCCGGGTGCAGAAATACCTGAGCTCGGAGGGTAAGACGCCCAGAGTGTCGCACATGGACACCAAAACCTGGCACGAACTGAAGAACCGGGTTAAAGCCGAGGTCCAGACTTTGGCAAGAGACATACTTCGCCTTGAGGCTGAGCGCGCCGCGCTTAAAACCGAAGGCTTCGCCGGCGGCGGACATCTTGAAGAAGAATTCGCGGGGGCATTCCCTTTTGAGGAAACCCCGGACCAGCAAAAAGCCATAAATGACGTGCTGGGCGAAATGGAAGGCACTCTTCCCATGAACCGGCTGGTGGTGGGGGATGTGGGTTTTGGAAAGACCGAAGTGGCCATGCGCGCCGCCATGCGCGCGGCGCTCGCGGGCAGGCAGGTCGCTGTGCTTGTGCCCACCACCATACTGGCCGACCAGCACTTCCGCAATTTTTCAGGCAGGTTCAGGGAGTTTCCGGTGGTGATAAAGGTCATTTCCCGCTTTGAAACCAAAGCGTCGCAGAAAAAAATACTGGAAGAGCTTTCCCGCGGCAAGGTGGATATTATAATCGGCACCCACCGGCTTTTGCAGAAGGACGTGAAATTCTCCAATCTCGGCCTGCTTATAGTGGACGAAGAACACCGCTTCGGCGTGAAGGACAAGGATACCGTTAAAAGCATGGCCAAAGGCGTGCACGCCCTGATGCTTTCCGCCACCCCCATACCGCGCACGCTGTATCAGTCGCTTTCTTCCCTTAAAGGGATGTCCGTAATTGAAAGTCCGCCCGTGGGGCGCCTGCCCATTTCCACCGTTGTGCGGCCTTACGATGATAAGACCGTAATTGACGCCGTGCGCTACGAGCTTGCGCGCGGCGGGCAGGTTTATTATGTGCATAACCGGGTGCGCACCATAGAGACAAAGGCTGCGCAGCTTAAAAAACTTATGCCGGAGCTGCGGATCGCCGTGGTGCACGGCCAGCTGCGCGCGGAAAGCGTTGAAAAGCATATGTGGGATTTTTTGAATAAAAAATACGATGTGCTGCTTGCCTCCACAATTATAGAGTCCGGACTTGATATACCAAGCGTCAATACCCTGCTGGTGGAAAATGCCCACGAACTGGGACTCGCCCAGCTTTATCAGCTGCGCGGGCGGATAGGACGGGAAAAGCAGAAAGCTTACTGCTATCTTTTTTACCCGACATGGATGAATAAGAAAGTAAATAGCGAAAAGCGAATAGCGAATAGCGTGGAGGGGACAGTAGACAATGTAAGAGAGAGGACTGTTCCCCGCCACCTGTCACCTGAGACCGTCATTTCCGAAGATGCCGCCAAGCGGCTTGGCGCCCTTGAGGAGTTTACGGAGCTTGGCTCGGGTTTTCGTCTGGCCATGCGCGACCTTGAAATCCGCGGCGCGGGCGAGCTTCTGGGGGTGCGCCAGCACGGTTTTATTAATACTATCGGTCTTGAAATGTATATAAAACTCCTGAACGGAGAGATAAACCGCCTTAAAGGGCGTGAGGACCCGAGGCAGGTGAGCGAGCCTAAAATAGATCTGCTCATCCCGGCTTTTATTCCGGAGGATTATGTGGGCGACGAGATGGAGCGGCTTAATTTTTATAAAAAACTGCTGAATGCCGGCGAAGACCAGGTGGATAAGACGCTTTCCGGCTTTGAGGATATTTCGGGGCCGGCCCCGGTTCAGCTCAGAAATCTGGCGGAAATAATAAAACTGCGCAAAAAACTCGGCCGCTGCCTGGTGCGCTCGGTAATGCAGAAAGAGGGGGAAATGGAAATATTGTTCCTTCCGGGGGCGCAGGTCAGCGCCAAGGCGGTCAACAAATGGCAGGAGCTTTTCGGGCCGCGCATTACTTTTTTGCCGTCGCGCCTGGGCGACGGCCTGCGGATAAAATTCTCCGGCGGCCCATTGGAACTGCTTAACCAGGTGCTTGCCGCTTAA
- a CDS encoding YfhO family protein, which yields MRDSLKKPAAVIAGFFLLALICWHPLLLGGLIPADGNMLTFYYPHWKLAKGAAESLTFPLWNYYSNMGEPFLADPQNFFTYPLFQLFRFGDFRTFMKLWIFFHSALAFWSFRALFKKLYACPETEAFAAAAMFVFGGFFLAKATQPTYFASAAWLPLSLFLLLERKTIPCGIALTMQWLAGFPPYFLISVILMSATALAKGRKYVLCLSGAVIIFLALAAFQILPFLQMLSESMRGLFLAKTTAFEYSVPPLQLLKQIFIPFWFRFAPDISGDPAVMYFYPFFTAVPLGIYAAVKGGRKERWLAAGIFVSLLLCFGKFNPAYRFIPGITVFRFPAHWLFPASVFSALLGGAGLVMLKSGRTRLIIFGLLTAEIALHGTLNRTAWAYPSFFEEKPRMVSVFSGKGPGQRIFHSEELIAALESKMLLEKSDYGTIKEILMPSYGTAFGLPEVKSYQPLRLASAAAYNERISASSGPERERLLDIAACSHEIDLYSAAQAIKIKFRPSGKQWLFCEKENCKIEDVAMPSSGGLTAKTVLDEKTKLIWSEVYSKGWNLEVDGKKTAIAPFENTFMSADLTAGTHTIKFSYKPVAFTIGSLISILTFLAVVIGLFSGRKKLSPP from the coding sequence ATGAGAGACTCATTGAAAAAACCGGCAGCCGTTATCGCCGGATTCTTTCTTCTGGCCCTTATCTGCTGGCATCCTCTTTTACTTGGCGGCTTAATACCCGCTGACGGGAATATGCTGACCTTCTACTATCCGCACTGGAAACTGGCGAAAGGCGCCGCGGAAAGCCTGACGTTTCCGCTTTGGAATTATTATTCGAACATGGGTGAGCCGTTTCTGGCCGATCCGCAGAATTTTTTTACCTATCCCCTGTTCCAACTGTTCAGGTTCGGGGATTTCCGGACTTTTATGAAGCTCTGGATATTTTTTCATTCGGCACTCGCCTTCTGGTCCTTCAGGGCTTTATTCAAAAAGCTCTATGCCTGCCCCGAAACAGAAGCTTTCGCGGCGGCCGCCATGTTCGTCTTCGGAGGCTTTTTCCTGGCAAAAGCGACGCAGCCGACATATTTTGCCTCAGCCGCATGGCTTCCATTGTCCCTTTTTCTGCTTCTTGAACGGAAAACCATACCCTGCGGCATAGCGCTCACAATGCAATGGCTTGCGGGTTTTCCGCCGTATTTTCTGATAAGCGTTATTTTAATGTCCGCCACAGCGCTCGCAAAAGGCAGGAAATATGTTTTGTGCCTTTCAGGGGCGGTTATTATTTTCCTGGCGCTGGCGGCTTTTCAGATACTTCCTTTTCTTCAAATGCTTTCAGAGTCAATGCGGGGGCTTTTTTTGGCAAAAACAACGGCATTTGAGTATTCTGTCCCGCCTTTGCAGCTTTTAAAACAGATATTTATACCTTTCTGGTTCCGCTTCGCGCCGGATATTTCCGGTGATCCGGCGGTAATGTATTTTTATCCTTTTTTCACGGCGGTTCCCCTCGGAATTTACGCAGCCGTCAAAGGCGGCAGAAAAGAACGGTGGCTTGCGGCCGGAATTTTCGTGTCGCTCCTGCTGTGCTTCGGGAAATTCAATCCGGCATACCGTTTTATCCCGGGAATAACCGTTTTCAGGTTCCCGGCGCATTGGCTTTTCCCGGCTTCGGTGTTTTCAGCGCTGCTTGGCGGAGCGGGTCTTGTGATGCTGAAAAGCGGGAGAACCAGGCTCATTATTTTCGGCCTGCTGACCGCTGAAATAGCGCTGCACGGAACGCTTAACAGAACAGCCTGGGCGTACCCTTCTTTTTTTGAAGAAAAACCGAGAATGGTTTCGGTTTTCAGCGGGAAAGGGCCCGGACAGCGGATATTTCATTCCGAGGAACTGATAGCCGCCCTCGAATCGAAAATGCTCCTTGAAAAAAGCGATTATGGCACGATCAAAGAGATCCTTATGCCTTCTTACGGCACGGCGTTCGGGCTGCCGGAAGTTAAAAGTTATCAGCCGCTGCGGCTGGCTTCGGCCGCGGCTTATAATGAACGCATCAGCGCTTCCTCCGGGCCGGAGCGGGAACGGCTGCTTGACATTGCCGCGTGCAGCCATGAAATAGATCTGTATTCCGCGGCGCAAGCCATAAAGATAAAATTCAGGCCTTCGGGAAAACAGTGGCTGTTCTGCGAAAAGGAAAACTGCAAAATAGAAGACGTCGCAATGCCGTCCTCCGGCGGTTTAACGGCAAAAACCGTTTTAGACGAAAAGACAAAATTAATATGGTCCGAGGTTTATTCAAAAGGCTGGAACCTGGAAGTGGACGGCAAAAAAACCGCTATAGCGCCGTTTGAAAACACATTCATGTCCGCGGATCTCACTGCGGGAACGCATACCATAAAATTCAGTTACAAGCCCGTAGCGTTTACGATAGGCTCGCTGATATCCATTCTGACTTTTCTGGCGGTTGTCATCGGGCTTTTTTCAGGCCGTAAAAAACTTTCCCCGCCTTAA
- a CDS encoding sensor domain-containing diguanylate cyclase — translation MKNDRALNLLVACGLFAAVSWLLFAHGRYFLWIFPAYGAVFLWFSWRPEKEIKFVFLFLATAAGFIMPKLSPEADSLSGAALTLAEILSLWLLFYALSSSERGRASKREKISAALAKASEREKNLREELQRYCEHRESLLGKIKLQEEVAVSIRQMASASGAAEIKLALEARMKSVFEGCDSRLDSGAPVDFLETWVMERKIPLLVRNSQEETRFSRALFAPSQRSLMAVPLYFFGSVDGFLRVSSPEPGRFAQEDLRAAELLATFASVSMENIYLFDKVRELAIKDALTGLYTHRAFQSRIDEEILRSARAKAPFSLVMADIDHFKSYNDNYGHQAGDEVLKAVAEVFASGVRDIDFVARYGGEEFAIIFTGADKLQAAEAADQLRRRLESRKFSFNGRPSGVTASFGAAQFPSDGAIASQLVRTADERLYKAKEDGRNRVVYE, via the coding sequence ATGAAAAATGATAGGGCGTTGAATCTGTTGGTCGCTTGCGGGCTTTTTGCGGCTGTCTCCTGGCTGCTGTTCGCCCACGGGCGCTATTTTCTATGGATCTTTCCCGCCTACGGGGCGGTTTTTCTGTGGTTTTCCTGGCGCCCTGAAAAAGAGATAAAATTTGTTTTTCTTTTCCTGGCCACGGCTGCCGGCTTCATTATGCCTAAGCTTTCTCCGGAAGCCGATTCCCTGTCCGGCGCCGCGCTGACGCTTGCCGAAATACTCTCGCTTTGGCTTCTGTTTTACGCTCTTTCCAGCTCGGAAAGAGGCAGGGCCTCAAAGCGCGAGAAAATTTCGGCTGCACTCGCCAAGGCCAGCGAGCGGGAAAAAAATCTGCGGGAAGAACTTCAGCGCTATTGTGAACACAGGGAAAGTCTGCTGGGTAAAATAAAGCTCCAGGAGGAGGTCGCTGTTTCCATAAGGCAGATGGCTTCCGCCTCCGGCGCCGCGGAAATAAAGCTGGCGCTGGAAGCCAGAATGAAAAGTGTTTTCGAGGGCTGCGATTCACGCCTTGATTCCGGGGCTCCTGTTGATTTTCTTGAAACCTGGGTGATGGAGCGCAAAATCCCGCTTTTAGTGCGGAATTCGCAGGAGGAAACCCGGTTTTCCCGCGCGCTGTTCGCGCCGTCGCAGCGTTCGCTGATGGCGGTTCCTCTTTATTTTTTCGGTTCCGTGGACGGATTTCTGCGCGTTTCCTCGCCTGAACCCGGCCGTTTTGCGCAGGAGGACCTGCGCGCGGCCGAGCTTTTGGCGACTTTCGCCAGCGTGAGCATGGAAAATATTTATCTTTTTGATAAAGTGCGTGAACTGGCCATAAAAGACGCCTTAACCGGGCTTTACACCCACCGCGCTTTTCAAAGCAGGATAGATGAGGAAATATTGCGCTCCGCCCGCGCGAAAGCGCCTTTTTCGCTTGTGATGGCCGATATAGACCACTTCAAGTCCTACAACGACAATTACGGCCATCAGGCCGGCGACGAAGTGCTGAAGGCCGTCGCGGAAGTTTTTGCGTCGGGAGTGCGCGATATAGATTTCGTGGCCCGTTATGGCGGGGAGGAATTCGCCATAATATTTACCGGCGCCGACAAGCTGCAGGCCGCTGAAGCGGCGGACCAGCTGCGCAGGCGCCTTGAAAGCCGAAAATTCTCCTTTAACGGCAGGCCCTCAGGGGTAACGGCCAGTTTCGGCGCGGCCCAATTCCCGTCCGACGGCGCCATAGCAAGCCAGTTGGTGCGCACCGCCGATGAACGTCTTTATAAGGCCAAAGAAGATGGCCGCAACAGGGTGGTGTATGAATAA